TTAGCGGTTGGCGATTCATGCCACTGGTCACTCGGTGACGCGGGACAGCGACGCGCGTATCAGCGTATGCTGGAATACCGAGAACAAGCCGGGTCGCCGTCGCCGACCGGCGGCTGCGCAGCCATGAAAGCCCATGAGGAACATGCCAATGCTAGCGGGCCTGGACCATCTGGTCGTCACCGTCACCGACATCCCCCGGGCGGTGGATTTCTACACCCGGGTGCTGGGGCTGGAGGCGCGCTATCGCGACGCCGAGCGCGTCGACCTGGTGCTCGGCGACATCGCCCTGCGCCTGCATCCGGTCGATACCTCGATCGCGCCGCGCGCCGGCTGCCCGATGCCCGGCAGCCTGGACATCTGCTTTCGCAGCCTGCTGCCGCTCGACGAGGTACAGGCGCACCTGGATGCCCTGGCCATTCAGGTCGAGACCGGCCCGGTGGCCCGTCAGGGCGCCGGCGGGCCGATCGTCTCGCTGTATCTGCGCGATCCTGACAACAACCTGATCGAACTGTGCCGCCCCGATCGTCAATAGTTTCCATCCCCCCGCCTTCATCGACCTGGAGATCCGTCATGGCCGATCCGCTTTTCGACAGCCCCGAAACGTTCGCCGACGAAGCCCCGCAGCCTGCCGACACCACCATGGCCATGGTGGTCTACGCGTTGCTGCTGGCCGGCTTCGTGGTCGGCATCACGCCGATCGTCGGGGTGATCATCGCCTACGTGTATCGCGGCAAGGGCCCGCCGTGGCTGGATGGGCATTACCGCTACCAGATCCGCACCTTCTGGATCGGCCTGCTGTATGCCATCGTCGCCGCGCTGCTGTCGCTGATCGGCATCGGTCTGATCCTGATGCTGGGCTTGGCGATCTGGCTGATCGTGCGCTGCGTCAAGGGCTTCAAGGGCCTTCAGGAAAAGCGCGCGCCGAGCAATATCGAAACCTGGCTGTGGTAGCGTGACGACACGACACCGACCGAAAGCGCTGCATGAAGCCCGCGGCGCAACCCGTTAAATGCTCGCCCCGGAGTTTGAAGCCGTCGACCCGCATGAGTGACCGACCCTACCCCAGCGCCTTGCAAGCGCGCTTGATCGCTGCCCTGTGGCGCCTGCTGTCGCACGCCCGACCCATCACGCTGTGGCGTCTGGCGCGCCGACTGGGGCCGCTGATCTATCGCTTCAGCGCCCGCGAGCGCAAGGTCACCGATATCAACCTGCGCGAGGTCTACCCCCAGTTCGATGACACGCGGCGCGCTCGGCTGGCTCGCGACAGCCTCCGTCATTCCACCGCGACGATGCTCGAGCTGGGCTTCGCCTGGATGGCCGATCCGGCCCGGGTCGAGGCCTCGATCCAGGCCGTGCACGGCCGCGAGCTGCTCGACGAGGCCCGCGCCGAGGGCCGCGGGGTGATCGTGCTGGCGCCGCATTTCGGCAACTGGGAAGTCCTCAACTTCTGGCTGTCCGCACACTTCCCGTTCACGGCGATGTACGAGCCGCCCAAGATCGCCGAGCTCGATCCGCTGATCCGCCAGGGCCGCGAGCGCATGGGCGCGGCCTTGGTGCCCACCAATTCACGTGGCGTCGCCGCGCTGCTCAAGGCGCTCAGGCGTAGCGAGGCGGTGGGCATCCTGCCCGACCAGGAGCCCGACTGGCGGGGCGGGGTATTCGCCGACTTCTTTCATCGCCCGGCCTATACCGGCACCCTGCTGCCCAAGCTGGTGGCGCGCACCCAGGCCCGAGTGGTCACCGGCGTGGCCCGCCGCCGACAAGCCGGCGAAGGCCAGCCACAGGGGTTCGAGATCCATTTCCTCGCCGCCGACGAGCGCGTCTACGATGCCGACGAGGCAATCGCCGCACGCGGCGTCAATGCCAGCGTCGAGGCGGCGATCGCCCTCGATCCGGCGCAGTATCAGTGGGAATACAAGCGCTACCGCAAGACCCCCGAAGAGCAGCAACAGCGCAGCGACTACCGCCGCCACCGGCTCTATCGCTGAACCCGCACGGCTACTCGGGGCGCATGATGCCGGGCCTTGCTGTCGCACGCGGCGCGAAGGCCGCCTTCCTTTCGCACGCCGCTTGACCGGCGCCGCGGCGTTACCCACACTGCCGACTGTGCGGGCGCGTTCCCGCACACGCTTGACGGGGTGCCGGTGGAACCGGCTGAGATCGCCTTATGGCACGGCAATACGCCGTGGCGTCATGGCGGGGCCCGTTGAACCTGAACTGGCTAGGACCAGCGTAGGGATCAAGCGACATGCAGCCGGATTCCATCGGCCTGCCTCTGTCCTCCCGGCGGTCCTCCCTGACAGCGCCTACCCAAGGGAGAACACCATGAGCAAGACCACCCACTTCCTCGCCGAAACGGCCCAAGTCGACGAAGCGGCCATCCAGGCCTTGCCCGGATCGCGCAAGATCTACGTCGAGGGTACGCGTCCCGACATCCGCGTGCCGTTGCGTGAGATCAGCCTCTCACCAACCACAACTTCCGGCGTCGATGAAGCCAATCCGCCGCTGCTGGTCTACGACACCTCCGGCCCCTACACCGACCCCGAGGCCGACATCGACCTGCGCCGCGGCCTGATTGAGCTGCGCCGCGCCTGGATCGACGAGCGCGACGACACCGAGCGGCTCGACGGCCCCACCTCCGAGTATGGCCACCGCCGCGCCAACGACCCGACGCTGGCCCCGCTGCGCTTCGACCTGACGCGTACGCCACGGCGCGCC
The genomic region above belongs to Halomonas zincidurans B6 and contains:
- a CDS encoding lysophospholipid acyltransferase family protein; its protein translation is MSDRPYPSALQARLIAALWRLLSHARPITLWRLARRLGPLIYRFSARERKVTDINLREVYPQFDDTRRARLARDSLRHSTATMLELGFAWMADPARVEASIQAVHGRELLDEARAEGRGVIVLAPHFGNWEVLNFWLSAHFPFTAMYEPPKIAELDPLIRQGRERMGAALVPTNSRGVAALLKALRRSEAVGILPDQEPDWRGGVFADFFHRPAYTGTLLPKLVARTQARVVTGVARRRQAGEGQPQGFEIHFLAADERVYDADEAIAARGVNASVEAAIALDPAQYQWEYKRYRKTPEEQQQRSDYRRHRLYR
- a CDS encoding DUF4870 family protein, yielding MADPLFDSPETFADEAPQPADTTMAMVVYALLLAGFVVGITPIVGVIIAYVYRGKGPPWLDGHYRYQIRTFWIGLLYAIVAALLSLIGIGLILMLGLAIWLIVRCVKGFKGLQEKRAPSNIETWLW
- a CDS encoding VOC family protein, encoding MLAGLDHLVVTVTDIPRAVDFYTRVLGLEARYRDAERVDLVLGDIALRLHPVDTSIAPRAGCPMPGSLDICFRSLLPLDEVQAHLDALAIQVETGPVARQGAGGPIVSLYLRDPDNNLIELCRPDRQ